Sequence from the Temnothorax longispinosus isolate EJ_2023e chromosome 6, Tlon_JGU_v1, whole genome shotgun sequence genome:
TACAACGTTTTATTGCGACAGGATGAAGGATCATTATAGCATTATACCATCTGTACTAAATGGTATTCAAGCAATTGTGAGCATTTGTCTTTTATCTCTTGCgtcatttttctctttcattgaATTGTCATAActatttgttttcatttttttaggTGAACATGACTCATTTACCTCAAAACGCATCGTCATCCTTACTAAGAGTTATGTTTGAGCACGTTCAGTGTCAATCTCAACTGTTACCTGAACGTcgcaaaatatatcttatactaaaaagtttaatagaaAACAGATTACATGATCTGAGATCCATGGGACCAGATTTAGTTTATGGTATTATCAGCTCTATGGATGGTGAAAGAGATCCGAATAACCTCGTGTTATTGTTTGATATGCTACCAcagtttttaaaagaatttccaTTAGGTCATTTAACCGAAGAAATGTTTGAAGTTCTGGCATGTTATTTTCCAGTTGATTTTAATcctgtaattatattatatacatttatttttttatcttatttttctacataatatttataacgtaacaaatgtgtcatttataaatgtttacaGTCTGGCATGGAGGATCTAAGGGTATCGCGGGAAGATTTGGCAGAAAAATTGGCGCCTTGCTTATGCGCTGTTCCAGAGTTTGCAGATTATTGCTTACCTCTTATAATTGACAAATCATATTCCACTCTCAGAGTTGCCAAACTCGATTCCTTAAATCTATTACGTGAAAGTGTTCAAACGTTTGggctgttaaaaataaaattgtgcttACCAGACCTATGGACAACTTTAAAGAAAGACATAGTGCCAGGGAGAGATGTTGAAATAAGAGACGCTGCTTTACAAGCAATGAcatctttaattaaagttatatCAGTCGATGAAactgtttgcaaaaattttattgacaaGATAATTGCCGATATAAAATCGTCGTTGTGCGACGTGCAACTTAGTTTGTACAGACCTGCCCAAACGCTACTGGAAACAATAGCTGCAATTAACAAAACGATATGTGTACAAATCTTGCAAGCTGTAATACCTTTATGTATTGGACAATATTCTACGATGAATTCATTAAACGACAAAATTGCATTGATAgaaacgttaaataattttatgaaaatatgttCTAATTACGACATTTGCATTCAAGGTAAGTTGAAACAACGAATAATGATGTCACATTTGCACTATTACTATTGCACTATTGCTTATTGAACTGTAACAATCctgacattttatatatattacataaatataatgaaatttattctagATATTCCAGAATTATCATGGACAAATATACCTCAAACATATTTAGATGGCTTGACAATAAAAAGTACTGaactaaaaagtaaaatattcctTGGTTTAATGATCCAAAAGGCATATTTGAACGATGTACAACgctctatattatataatgcgATATGCAATGAAATTGAAACAGGATGCGACAAAATACAAAGCACATGTCATACAACTGTTATAGATTTTGCTGCGTTATATCTTGAAGAAATATCAGTGTTAGTTAAAGAGAGATTGTTGTCGAATACAGGTAAgttaaatacaaatacatggttaatataaacttatttctatcaatataTGAAGTGATATTGACGAAATGTTTCAGATGAGACGGAAgtagaattattaaaacgaaGGATAAAAGCTTTATCAGCAATTGCAAAAATACGTGAACTAGGTTGTGTAATACTCCCGAAAATTGTTACAATGTTAACAGACACTGTTAATACTGATATACGTATCACAATATTACTGAATATCCAGAAGCTAATTGCTTTAAAGAAATCTGATTACAACATACATCAATTTCTATACAAGGAATGtcatattattgataaattaatttcatatgaGACAAATGTTGATCATAAAATGTTGATATCTAATATCTGCCAGTTAATTATACGAAATCTTACAGTCGAAGAACAACGTGCGATTGTAACGAAATACGCTGTGGTTTTAAATACGAAAATTCCCGAAACTGATGTAACTATAATGAtgaatctttttatttctttacggAAAGATATCAATTtgaacataaataataatacggtGGAAAATCTGTATAATCTAGCAACTAGCAATTGCAATCCGGATATAAGGCAAACAAGTTGTAAAATTCtatctgttttattaaataaaatgaaagtgTCAGATGTCGATAGAATTGTATCTTATCTAGAAgacaaaataagtaataatttaagtaCGGACAGTGACATTAAATTAAAGCAACGTACGGTTAACTTTCAAATTTGGATGACTAAAGCACTCGTCATGAGAGGATACGCAAAGTCCCAATACTTTCTAGAGAATGTATGtgtgattaaatataattataataatttaatatttggtTATACAGATAATATAGgtgaattaatatttctcatttttgtttttacagCTTACGCACTTATTAACTCACAATGAAATAGGTCAATTTATAGGTGaacaatatcaaattttagTAAGTAAGCACGaggatattttaataacggaAAATTTCTGCgacgtgaaaattttttataaacaaagaGTGTTCGAATATTTGTTGCgacaaaatatgaattttgCAAGCGCGATGAGACAGAATTATCTTATTGCTTTGGTCCATCTACTAGAACAAATGCctgaagaattattatttttgcatttaacCGAggtaagtttttattattaatgcatcAATAATAACATTCTCTTGCAATGgaaagaatatttcaattaattaagtattttgtCGTCAGTTGGTACCGCTGTTGATTGAGTCTCTATCTCTTAGTAATGAGCATTTAGTTCTTTGGACATTGACGTCATTTAAACTTCTACTTGACACTAAACACGACGTATTTTCTGATAATTTACAATGTGTTATACCAAGGCTTATGCAGTTATCAACGCATCGGATcatggtaattatttacattagcTTCAACTTTTTAAACTCTCATCGTATCGCTATAatctatatttgtattaataggGTGTTAGAATTGCGGCTCTAGAATGCCTGGCGCATTATACTAGTTATTCCACTATTTTGATCAATCCGTACAAGCAGAGTGTGTTAGACAAATTGGGGGTGTTAGTCGACGATCGCAAACGTTTAGTCAGGAAGGCTGCGGTGGAAACGAGAATACGATGGTATCTAGTGGGTGCATCTGGAGAACAGTCAAAGGAATGAACGATATCGCAGTTCGGTTCTGTATAGATACAtctaatatgattttatataagtatcttTTTGCCttactttatatacattttgaaaaaatgtaaatttctcaCTACTGAATATTAACATGTTATACCTATAAAATTGTATGCGATTGTCTTTATTTACATATCTAATCCACAATATATTTTCCTGAGCATCTCCCTACGCCTGTCTATCCCAGATATCTTTCTTAATTGAATAAGGAATTGATTTTTGTAAGTGGATTAAGACCTCCAGCTAGCTCAGATGCGTTCAGTGCAGCGCAGGCATGGGCGACGGTAAGAATATGCGATTGTAACATTTACTTCATTTGTTTAATTGAAGTATTATGTacaaaacattgaaaaaatatgagcatttttttattaaatagaatatttgattttcttATTGAATATATCTTCTATATTAAATACGCGTGTCTGCAGGTGTGGCAAAGAGTGGTGCGTACAAGTATGACGATGGTACGAAATATATCGGTGATTGGAATCGCAAGGGATTGAAACACGGCGCTGGTCTATTAGTCCTTCCGAATGGAACGCGGTACGATGGGGCATTTCAAAATGGATTATGCTCCGGCTTGGGAGTTATTGTATTTCCCGACGGAGCAAAGTAAGTTACGTTGCAAGTTTATCTCGAGATTGCGcgttttactaaaaaataccGTCgcgcatatgtatatatatttctacgaTATCACTtccattctctttttcttttaggtACGAGGGAGAATTTATGCAAGGATGGTTTCACGGCCACGGTGTGTTCTGGCGAGCCGACGGAATGAAATTTGAAGGGGAATTTCGTGGAGGTCGTGTTTGGGGCTTAGGTATATAATCAAGTTACGATAAttcattatcaattttataaataaaatactacaatttttGGACTACACATTGTTTTTCAATTGTAATTCGAATGTGAGttatatatgctttttatTCGATAACTATAGGTTTGGTGACCTATGCTGATGGATCGCATGGATTTCCGAGAAATGAAGGTTTCTTTCAAGATTGCAGATTAGTAAGGCGACGACGTTGCCCTGACATAGTGCAGAAGgcgcaaaaaatttctatgatgGCACGTGCTCAGTGCAATTAAGCTGAAATAGAATTGATGATGTATAGCTAATAAAAAGGAATGTGTAATctttatttgcttattttaattgaaataaatctacattatatatttaatatttggataaattttatatctttatctttcatattatatatgatacacATAATCTTCCCGTATTATTCGctcgcaaataaaatttcagcGTCCGTAGCGCATCTCGAATTCGTATCAGGAATTCATACAGGATTGGAAAAAGAAGCAGACTTATCTTCATTTACGTAAAATTAAGATGCCAGTAATGTTGGTGATACCAGTTTCCTGAATACCGAATGAAATGTAATTGTAACGAGTTACGCCCCAAAAGAAAAAGTTTGAGAAGGAACACAAGGCTAGACTACTTTCCGCTCGGAGAGGCGTGGCCGAGCCGGATGTTCCAGTTTTGAAGACGAAGGTGTGGCACCAATCGATTTATAAAACTCACACATGTAATGTTTTCGtacaacaatataaataaaaattgaaatcttaGATTTAGAAACGTTACATTGAAAGAGAGAATACGAAGTAAGTTCTCCATATTGCTTTCCTTCGTGTCTTTTGCTTATATCTCATTTgcgataatataaaagattaataaataaaatttgctttaagtcgtatgaaaaaaaattagacaaattcaaaattttactttaaaccGTGATATCTTTAGCAATTCAATGCATTCTCTCACAAGGGCGATGCATTAAGTAATgagttttgaaatttataaaatttaaatattgtgagaaatatatagagataaatagctgataattttttaatattatctcgCAAAACGTTATATAcgagaaaaaacattttaggAACTTATAAATCATCAGAAAGGCATACGATTCAACGGGGAGTAAAGGCGTTTGGCAATGGCGCAATATTAAGTATATCCTTGACACTATCCCACCATGGCGAACTGTGAGTACCGAAAGATTTCGTGTGGCTCGTCGTTTGTCCGCCAAGTATAAAAGTACCGATTGTCACGGACTGTAGCATTCGTATTTCGACTCAGACGCGATTAAAGTCATCGCAGCATCTTCCACGCATAGTACAATGGCAGCCAAGGTACGTACGATCAACGGCACAAATTAGATTTTGTCAAGTATAGaaaatacataatgtttagaaataaatttgcgcTCTTAAAGGTTTCAAATTGTAACCGAGAGTTCTATTTCAGCTGTTCGTAATCGCCTGTGTTTTGGCCGCGGCCAACGCCGGTTTAATCGGTGTGCCCTCCGCCCTGCAGTACCAGTCGTACCAGATCTCGCCGTTCGCTCCGATAGCGCACATTCAACCCCAAGCTATCACGTCGACATCCGACAATATTCTACGAAGCCACGGTAATCTGGCGCAGGTGGCCACGCAAACGAAGACCATCGACACGCCTTTCTCTAGCTCGAGCAAGTCCGACATCCGCGTGACTAATCCGGCTGTCACTACCTACGCTCATCTTGCTCATCCAGCCCCATTGGCATATGCGCCATATGCCGCGGCCGCTATACCCGCGTTACCGGCGGCAGTACGCCCAGCTGCTCTCGGAGTCGCTTACTCGCCGGCCGTTGAAGTGTCTCACATGAGCTACAGCAGCCCGATCGGAATCGCCTATGCCTACTAAATCGATCCATATCAAACGCGACTTTacatgatacatatatatatatttattcaaacatCCTCGACATCTGTAACCACTTCTGTACGTGGCAAATTAATGACACTACAATGTAGGTGGTTACgcaataaaattgtacttCACTCTTAATCAAAGCTTGATTTTTCAACCCCCATAGTCCTTTATAGATCCATAAGTCTATTCGTTTCTTAATTATCATAAGGGGATGATATACGGCAGAAGCTATCGCAACACGTCGTTACGATAGAGTTTAATTTGTAATAGAGGCGCCGCTGCGCCGGGGGTAAAATGGTTTCTGCGAGATTGAATAACAcccaagtttttttatatgtaaaattgtattatttcatattttttcacgtttatcaataatttgtcAACAAATTTCAAGGAATGGGGAAAGAAACGTcctaatagaaaaagaaaacaattttgtgaAGATTGACTTTAGGGAGAAGTGAGAGATGCATCAGCGAATTGTATATCCAATATTAAGGGCAAGGTAAATTCTGCGATGTGTAGTTGCTGGTGGATTGGCGGCGGGTTTCTTATATCTCAttgaacgtaaaaaaaaatctagcCTAGCTTAAGTCCAAGACCAGCACCCCCCCACGCGGCAGCAGGAGCACCCCACGCGGCGGCAGGAGCAGCACCCCACGCGGCGGCCGGAGCACCCCACGCGGCGGCCGGAGCACCCCACGCGGCGGCAGGAGCACCCCACGCGGCAGTAGGAGCGATGGCGAGGGCAGCTGGTTTCACAGCAATAGCCGGTGCAGCGAGCAAGCCGGCGTAGACATTTGTAATGGCCAAAAGGCCGAAGATCACCAGGAGCTGCAAGatttaaaaacgtttatttacTTTCATGAACTTTATAAATTTCGAGatgtcttatttatatatctggaatattaatgttatttaaattcgtCTTGTTTCAGATTATATATCCAGTCTCttttaaaatgagaaatattagttttatatgtTGATAATCGTGCGTTCTgtcttgaaattaaaatgttagtAATCATGCGGTGTATAAgttacacatacatactttttttacatttaatataaatattataataattccagaaatataataatctgtaaTCTTAGCTTTTGAAGCCTCATTACTTCTATCAGTTTTCTACAAATGACGAATATGAATTACACAAATAGTAATCTCGAAGTGTTTTTGCTTTGAAGAAACTTACTTTGAACATGATGCTTTCCTATTTCCCGTTGAAACACGAAGAATGGATTGAATGCTCTGTCTAAATCTAAGCCTATTTATACCCATGCTACAGAAAACCTGTCTAGTGTGCGTGGTGCATTTTTTCCCAAAAACTTCTTTGTACGAGTATGCATTCTATGTTCATAGTAAGGCGTTATTGCATCACATAGTAGTAAAGTTTTATATCTTAAGCCATGAATACATTTTCCGCCTTCGATGATCGGTATTAATCGGCTTCTGTTTTCTCGCTGCAACCGTGTTCCACTATGAcatcagaagcgagaaatcgTAGgtgaattttttctttctgcaaTATACGTCAAAACTTTTCTCATATACTAACATTCACATTGCATTTGTAGTACAGAttgataaaagatttaaaaacgcaaaacttaaattataagagAATCACAAGTACGTATTGATGATAtatgattacatatattttttaaaattaaatttaaattctcgaGAATACTCGATTATAATCGATTCATTCAAGTTCTACCGCTTATACTTTTTACGTACCGtcacttaaaaattttttcgatagTGTATCAAACAAGTTTGCACACATAGTTGCTATCTTTTCTTATGAACCATGAGAACACAATTAATACGATaacattgtataattttattatttattttaaaacgtaaaaaaatgtaagaagcaaaaaaaatgcatctgtgtatcaataaatttgaattctATTTCGTTAAATCATGAGAAAGATAACAATATCGACTGCAAAGTTGCTTACATACACACGCATATCGAAGTATGTATGATACATATAACTTGATTTCCCATGtcacttttaaatttatgttaaactGCAATGTATGTCGATGCATGTCTCGTGCTTCGCATTATGAATATTACGACAGAGACTATACAGTATGCACCAATCTCCTCATTTACGATTGTCTGATGCAAGCTTACGTCAAGTTGCACCGGATCCGTCTCTTTATTGACATTTATAGGGgcaacttatttttttcttacgtaGTTGTTGTTTGCAACATGTGCGGAGGGGCACTTAAGAAAAGTGTACTCAcgagaaatatcttttaa
This genomic interval carries:
- the Mms19 gene encoding MMS19 nucleotide excision repair protein → MASSPNFDLKERLDISFKDTAALNSLCRNLASEIELGSVKLCTFVETLGSYMTDQNVLTREKGVMALSSVLSQLPQDYLTESELRFITTFYCDRMKDHYSIIPSVLNGIQAIVNMTHLPQNASSSLLRVMFEHVQCQSQLLPERRKIYLILKSLIENRLHDLRSMGPDLVYGIISSMDGERDPNNLVLLFDMLPQFLKEFPLGHLTEEMFEVLACYFPVDFNPSGMEDLRVSREDLAEKLAPCLCAVPEFADYCLPLIIDKSYSTLRVAKLDSLNLLRESVQTFGLLKIKLCLPDLWTTLKKDIVPGRDVEIRDAALQAMTSLIKVISVDETVCKNFIDKIIADIKSSLCDVQLSLYRPAQTLLETIAAINKTICVQILQAVIPLCIGQYSTMNSLNDKIALIETLNNFMKICSNYDICIQDIPELSWTNIPQTYLDGLTIKSTELKSKIFLGLMIQKAYLNDVQRSILYNAICNEIETGCDKIQSTCHTTVIDFAALYLEEISVLVKERLLSNTDETEVELLKRRIKALSAIAKIRELGCVILPKIVTMLTDTVNTDIRITILLNIQKLIALKKSDYNIHQFLYKECHIIDKLISYETNVDHKMLISNICQLIIRNLTVEEQRAIVTKYAVVLNTKIPETDVTIMMNLFISLRKDINLNINNNTVENLYNLATSNCNPDIRQTSCKILSVLLNKMKVSDVDRIVSYLEDKISNNLSTDSDIKLKQRTVNFQIWMTKALVMRGYAKSQYFLENLTHLLTHNEIGQFIGEQYQILVSKHEDILITENFCDVKIFYKQRVFEYLLRQNMNFASAMRQNYLIALVHLLEQMPEELLFLHLTELVPLLIESLSLSNEHLVLWTLTSFKLLLDTKHDVFSDNLQCVIPRLMQLSTHRIMGVRIAALECLAHYTSYSTILINPYKQSVLDKLGVLVDDRKRLVRKAAVETRIRWYLVGASGEQSKE
- the Rtp gene encoding MORN repeat-containing protein 4 homolog, with product MGDGVAKSGAYKYDDGTKYIGDWNRKGLKHGAGLLVLPNGTRYDGAFQNGLCSGLGVIVFPDGAKYEGEFMQGWFHGHGVFWRADGMKFEGEFRGGRVWGLGLVTYADGSHGFPRNEGFFQDCRLVRRRRCPDIVQKAQKISMMARAQCN
- the LOC139815014 gene encoding cuticular protein CPF1, whose protein sequence is MAAKLFVIACVLAAANAGLIGVPSALQYQSYQISPFAPIAHIQPQAITSTSDNILRSHGNLAQVATQTKTIDTPFSSSSKSDIRVTNPAVTTYAHLAHPAPLAYAPYAAAAIPALPAAVRPAALGVAYSPAVEVSHMSYSSPIGIAYAY